The Thiothrix subterranea genome has a segment encoding these proteins:
- a CDS encoding ATP-binding protein, translated as MLKRRRLIKRKTVLSWSSGKDSAWALHLLQQDPTVELVGLFTLIEQKHNRASMHDTRIEMLHRQADAAGLPIEMVVLPDECSNEQYDAVMQAYIAAAARNRVECMAFGDLFVSEIRQYRERQLQGSGISPLFPLWGMCTRYLVETMLAAGLHAHISSVDLNKLPAHLAGKRWSKDVIAGFPDGCHPCGENGEIHTVVVAGPMFNKPIPVSVGAVIERDGFAYADIIPQGLGV; from the coding sequence ATGCTCAAACGCAGACGGCTTATCAAACGAAAAACCGTGCTCAGTTGGAGCAGCGGTAAAGATAGTGCTTGGGCATTACACTTGCTGCAACAAGACCCCACTGTTGAGTTGGTTGGGCTGTTCACCTTGATTGAGCAGAAACACAACCGTGCCTCTATGCATGACACCCGCATCGAAATGTTACATCGCCAAGCGGATGCAGCCGGTTTGCCGATTGAAATGGTGGTACTCCCAGACGAATGCAGCAATGAGCAATACGATGCCGTGATGCAGGCGTACATCGCCGCCGCTGCGCGTAACCGTGTGGAATGCATGGCGTTTGGCGATTTGTTTGTGAGTGAAATTCGTCAATACCGCGAACGGCAATTACAAGGCAGCGGCATTAGCCCGCTGTTCCCACTGTGGGGTATGTGCACCCGATATTTGGTTGAAACCATGCTGGCTGCGGGGTTACACGCCCACATTAGCAGCGTTGACCTGAATAAACTTCCCGCACACTTGGCAGGCAAACGCTGGTCTAAAGACGTGATTGCAGGCTTCCCGGATGGCTGCCACCCTTGCGGCGAAAACGGTGAAATTCACACCGTAGTTGTAGCTGGCCCGATGTTCAATAAACCCATTCCGGTGAGTGTTGGTGCGGTTATTGAGCGGGATGGGTTTGCCTACGCCGATATTATTCCGCAAGGTTTAGGAGTTTAG
- a CDS encoding 2OG-Fe(II) oxygenase yields the protein MLLHPTHHQNPFPFFAVDAAFSEEQCAALEQLFLQDSGWQHRDGAFYRCSLRDVTDEIPATFHADILARMREITGLPLVERFMVTAQRMLPGHIIGIHSDRPFLGYEIARLVVQLNKHWQAKHGGVLELFASPEGEAVFTVNPEHNKAFGFLLHPKSYHGVTEVTQPRQTVVFNFWHVANTPELEAHIKALFANLHFSELPAALDPIAADAEASLPEEVTYRAGTAAIALHRWGYDAATVVSGYQYCAGLNGGDTHDAETYAAVRLADWVAYLYRDSFDLARWGVLQGELEGMERFTRLLPTWQLCLPEWE from the coding sequence TTGCTCTTGCACCCCACCCACCATCAAAACCCCTTCCCTTTTTTTGCTGTGGATGCCGCATTTTCTGAAGAACAATGTGCGGCGCTTGAGCAGCTTTTTTTGCAAGACAGTGGGTGGCAACATCGCGATGGCGCGTTTTACCGTTGTTCACTGCGCGATGTTACTGACGAGATTCCGGCAACGTTTCATGCCGACATACTTGCTCGAATGCGAGAGATTACAGGATTGCCGCTTGTGGAACGTTTTATGGTCACGGCGCAACGAATGCTGCCCGGACACATCATTGGTATCCACAGCGACCGCCCGTTCTTGGGCTATGAGATTGCGCGATTGGTCGTGCAACTCAATAAGCACTGGCAAGCTAAACATGGCGGGGTGCTGGAATTATTTGCCTCACCAGAAGGCGAAGCCGTCTTCACGGTTAACCCTGAACACAACAAAGCCTTTGGCTTTTTGCTGCACCCGAAGTCTTATCATGGTGTCACCGAAGTGACCCAGCCGCGCCAAACCGTGGTCTTCAATTTCTGGCATGTCGCGAATACGCCCGAACTTGAGGCGCACATTAAAGCCTTGTTTGCCAACCTGCATTTCTCGGAATTACCCGCAGCACTCGACCCTATTGCCGCCGATGCTGAAGCAAGTTTGCCGGAAGAGGTGACATATCGGGCGGGTACGGCGGCGATTGCGCTGCATCGTTGGGGCTATGACGCGGCAACTGTCGTAAGCGGATACCAGTACTGTGCTGGGCTGAATGGTGGCGATACGCACGATGCAGAAACTTATGCAGCCGTGCGACTCGCGGATTGGGTGGCGTATTTGTATCGGGATTCGTTTGATTTGGCTCGCTGGGGAGTCTTACAAGGCGAACTGGAGGGGATGGAGAGGTTTACGCGCTTACTACCAACTTGGCAGCTTTGTTTGCCGGAATGGGAATAG
- a CDS encoding NAD(P)/FAD-dependent oxidoreductase, translating into MKKITIIGAGFAALSAVRELRKHDSNAEITLVAPLAELHYLPGIIWIPNGLRTRDDLTIPLGNFFQRMKVKFHQGNVTGLRDGGRIVETDTGDIANDGLIIGSGGRFLKKLPGIEHSITPCEGISAAEKIRDRLKAMQGGTIAIGFAGNPNEPSAMRGGPMFEFLFGIDTLLRQQNRRDKFHLVFFSPAPQPGNRLGPKAMSGLLSEMGKREIETHLGHKMKSFSAEKVTTEGGEFNADLILFMPGMTGNLWFDNTTLPRSAGGLLKADKHCKVEGWDKVYVAGDSGSFPGPDWMPKQAHMADLQAAAAAKNLLGELNGGATDATFKVELICIVDSVNKGTLVARTEKRSLVLPSSRVFHWMKRGFEWWYLRQYR; encoded by the coding sequence ATGAAAAAAATTACGATTATCGGGGCGGGTTTTGCCGCTCTGAGTGCTGTGCGTGAATTACGCAAACACGACAGCAATGCTGAAATTACGCTGGTTGCACCACTGGCAGAATTGCATTACCTGCCGGGAATTATCTGGATTCCGAATGGCTTACGCACCCGTGACGATTTAACCATACCCCTGGGCAATTTTTTCCAGCGCATGAAGGTTAAGTTCCACCAAGGCAATGTCACGGGGCTGCGCGATGGCGGGCGCATTGTCGAAACCGACACTGGCGACATTGCTAACGATGGTTTAATTATTGGCTCTGGCGGGCGTTTCCTCAAAAAATTACCGGGGATTGAACATTCCATCACCCCGTGTGAAGGCATTAGCGCGGCGGAAAAAATCCGCGATCGTTTAAAAGCCATGCAAGGCGGCACGATCGCTATCGGGTTTGCAGGCAATCCGAATGAGCCTAGCGCGATGCGTGGCGGGCCGATGTTCGAGTTCCTGTTCGGCATTGATACCTTGCTACGCCAGCAAAACCGCCGCGATAAATTCCATCTGGTGTTTTTCAGCCCTGCCCCACAACCGGGCAATCGCCTTGGCCCCAAAGCCATGTCCGGTTTGCTATCCGAAATGGGCAAGCGTGAAATTGAAACGCACCTTGGCCACAAGATGAAAAGTTTCAGCGCCGAGAAGGTGACGACCGAAGGCGGCGAATTCAACGCTGACCTGATCCTGTTCATGCCGGGAATGACGGGCAATTTGTGGTTCGATAACACCACCCTGCCCCGTTCTGCGGGCGGTTTGCTCAAAGCCGACAAGCATTGCAAGGTCGAAGGCTGGGACAAGGTTTACGTCGCGGGCGATTCTGGCAGTTTTCCTGGCCCCGACTGGATGCCGAAGCAGGCGCACATGGCGGATTTGCAAGCGGCAGCGGCGGCGAAAAACCTGCTCGGCGAATTGAACGGCGGCGCGACGGATGCAACCTTTAAGGTTGAGCTGATTTGCATCGTCGATTCGGTGAACAAAGGCACGCTGGTGGCGCGGACAGAAAAGCGTTCACTGGTGCTGCCATCATCCCGCGTGTTCCACTGGATGAAGCGCGGGTTTGAATGGTGGTATTTGCGGCAGTATCGTTAA
- the cysS gene encoding cysteine--tRNA ligase, which yields MLHIYNSLTRQKEVFKPIEPQQVRMYVCGMTVYDYCHLGHARVMVVFDTVYRYLKASGYAVDYVRNITDIDDKIIKRAADNNEPIEALTQRFIDAMHEDEDSLNVMRPDAEPRATDNVPEMLAMIQTLLDKGMAYQGKNGDVYYDVSKFNGYGKLSGRKLDELRAGERVAVDEVKDDPLDFVLWKAVKPGEPAWDAPWGQGRPGWHIECSAMSQKLLGDHFDIHGGGSDLQFPHHENEIAQSEGCIGHKHVNYWMHNGFIRVNDEKMSKSLNNFFTIREVLREYKAADIRFFILNSHYRSQLNYGTDQLDAAHASLSRLYTAMRGLPESLPAAYTDYEKRFIAAMDDDFNTPEALAVLFELASDINRIRKTQSDATAASLGALLQRLGNTLGLLQDDPESWFKGNSTADGLDAASIEALIQQRLDARKAKQWAESDRIRDELKAQGVILEDNAGGTTWKRT from the coding sequence ATGTTGCACATTTACAATAGCCTGACCCGCCAGAAAGAAGTCTTCAAACCCATCGAACCACAGCAAGTACGTATGTACGTATGCGGCATGACGGTGTATGACTATTGTCACCTCGGTCATGCACGGGTCATGGTGGTGTTCGACACGGTATACCGTTACCTCAAAGCCAGTGGTTACGCGGTTGATTATGTGCGCAATATTACCGACATTGATGACAAGATCATCAAACGCGCCGCCGACAATAATGAGCCGATTGAGGCATTGACCCAACGTTTCATCGACGCGATGCACGAAGATGAAGATTCCCTCAATGTGATGCGCCCTGACGCTGAACCGCGTGCCACGGATAACGTCCCCGAAATGCTGGCAATGATTCAAACCTTGCTAGACAAAGGCATGGCCTATCAAGGCAAGAACGGCGACGTGTATTACGATGTCTCCAAATTCAACGGCTACGGCAAACTGTCTGGGCGCAAGCTGGACGAATTACGCGCAGGTGAACGCGTCGCGGTCGATGAAGTCAAAGACGACCCGCTCGATTTCGTGCTGTGGAAAGCCGTGAAACCGGGCGAACCGGCATGGGATGCACCGTGGGGGCAAGGTCGCCCCGGCTGGCATATCGAATGTTCCGCCATGTCGCAAAAATTGCTGGGTGATCATTTCGACATTCACGGCGGCGGCAGCGATTTGCAATTCCCGCACCATGAAAATGAGATTGCGCAAAGCGAAGGCTGTATCGGTCACAAACACGTCAATTACTGGATGCATAACGGCTTTATCCGCGTCAATGATGAGAAAATGTCCAAATCATTGAATAACTTCTTCACCATCCGCGAAGTGTTGCGTGAATACAAAGCGGCGGATATTCGCTTTTTCATCCTCAACAGCCATTACCGCAGCCAATTGAATTACGGCACGGATCAGTTGGATGCGGCACACGCCTCGCTGTCACGCTTGTATACTGCGATGCGCGGCTTACCGGAATCATTGCCTGCGGCGTATACCGACTACGAAAAACGCTTCATCGCGGCAATGGATGATGATTTCAACACCCCAGAAGCGCTTGCGGTGCTGTTTGAACTAGCCAGCGACATTAACCGCATTCGTAAAACCCAAAGTGACGCGACTGCGGCAAGTTTGGGAGCATTATTGCAACGTCTGGGTAATACGCTCGGCTTATTGCAGGATGACCCCGAAAGCTGGTTCAAAGGCAATAGCACTGCTGATGGTTTGGATGCAGCCAGCATCGAAGCCCTCATTCAACAACGCTTAGATGCCCGCAAAGCCAAACAATGGGCAGAATCTGACCGCATCCGTGACGAACTCAAAGCCCAAGGCGTGATTCTGGAAGATAACGCGGGCGGCACTACTTGGAAACGAACTTAA
- the groL gene encoding chaperonin GroEL (60 kDa chaperone family; promotes refolding of misfolded polypeptides especially under stressful conditions; forms two stacked rings of heptamers to form a barrel-shaped 14mer; ends can be capped by GroES; misfolded proteins enter the barrel where they are refolded when GroES binds) has product MSAKEVRFGDDARVRMVRGINVLANAVKVTLGPKGRNVVLEKSFGAPTVTKDGVSVAKEIELEDKFENMGAQLVKEVSSKTSDAAGDGTTTATVLAQAIVREGMKSVTAGMNPMDLKRGIDKAVIAAVAELHKMSKPCADTNAIAQVGSISANSDDAIGNIIATAMDKVGKEGVITVEEGSGLDNELDVVEGMQFDRGYLSPYFVNNQQSMSAELESPYVLLYDKKISNIRELLPALEGAAKAGKPLMIIAEDIEGEALATLVVNNIRGIVKVAAVKAPGFGDRRKAMLQDIAILTGGTVISEEVGLALDKVTLDDLGQAKRINITKDNTTIIDGAGSPDDIKARVDQVRSQIETTSSDYDREKLQERVAKLAGGVAVIKVGAATEIEMKEKKARVEDALHATRAAVEEGVVPGGGVALVRALQAIANIKGDNHEQDVGIQIAMRAMEEPLRQICANAGDEPSVILNAVKAGEGNYGYNARTSEYGDMIAMGILDPTKVTRTALQNAASVSGLIITTEAMVAELPKKDGGGAMPDMGGMGGMGGMM; this is encoded by the coding sequence TAAAGAAGTACGTTTTGGTGATGACGCTCGCGTTCGCATGGTTCGCGGCATTAATGTTCTGGCAAACGCTGTAAAAGTTACATTGGGCCCTAAGGGTCGTAACGTAGTGCTGGAAAAATCGTTCGGCGCACCGACTGTGACCAAAGACGGCGTTTCCGTTGCCAAAGAAATCGAACTGGAAGACAAGTTCGAGAACATGGGCGCACAGTTGGTTAAGGAAGTTTCTTCCAAGACTTCTGATGCAGCAGGCGATGGTACTACCACTGCAACCGTTCTGGCACAAGCGATCGTGCGTGAAGGCATGAAGTCTGTTACCGCTGGCATGAACCCAATGGATCTGAAGCGCGGTATCGACAAAGCAGTCATCGCTGCGGTTGCTGAACTGCACAAAATGTCTAAGCCTTGCGCAGACACCAATGCCATTGCACAGGTTGGTAGCATTTCTGCTAACTCTGACGATGCTATCGGCAACATCATTGCTACAGCAATGGACAAAGTTGGCAAAGAAGGCGTCATCACCGTTGAAGAAGGCTCAGGTCTGGACAACGAATTGGACGTGGTTGAAGGGATGCAGTTCGACCGTGGCTACCTGTCCCCATACTTTGTGAACAACCAACAAAGCATGTCGGCTGAACTGGAAAGCCCTTACGTACTGCTGTACGACAAGAAAATTTCCAACATCCGTGAATTGCTGCCAGCCCTCGAAGGCGCTGCTAAAGCAGGCAAGCCACTGATGATCATCGCGGAAGACATCGAAGGCGAAGCACTGGCGACGCTGGTTGTTAACAACATCCGTGGTATCGTGAAAGTCGCAGCGGTTAAAGCACCGGGCTTTGGCGACCGTCGTAAAGCCATGTTGCAAGATATTGCTATCCTGACTGGCGGTACTGTGATTTCTGAAGAAGTCGGTTTGGCTTTGGATAAAGTCACGCTGGACGATCTGGGTCAAGCGAAACGCATCAATATCACCAAAGATAACACCACCATCATTGATGGCGCGGGTTCTCCTGATGACATCAAAGCGCGTGTTGACCAAGTGCGTTCACAAATCGAAACCACTTCATCCGATTATGACCGTGAAAAACTGCAAGAGCGCGTTGCCAAATTGGCAGGCGGCGTTGCGGTCATCAAAGTCGGTGCTGCTACCGAAATCGAGATGAAAGAGAAGAAAGCTCGCGTTGAAGATGCCCTGCACGCTACCCGTGCTGCGGTTGAAGAAGGTGTTGTTCCTGGCGGTGGTGTTGCACTGGTACGTGCGCTGCAAGCGATTGCGAACATCAAAGGCGACAACCACGAGCAAGACGTTGGTATCCAAATCGCGATGCGTGCAATGGAAGAGCCACTGCGCCAAATCTGCGCTAATGCTGGCGATGAGCCATCCGTTATCCTGAACGCAGTGAAAGCGGGCGAAGGTAACTACGGTTACAACGCACGCACTTCCGAGTACGGCGATATGATCGCAATGGGTATCCTTGACCCAACTAAAGTTACCCGTACTGCTTTGCAGAACGCGGCATCTGTTTCTGGCCTGATCATCACTACCGAAGCAATGGTAGCTGAACTGCCGAAGAAAGATGGCGGCGGTGCAATGCCTGATATGGGCGGTATGGGTGGTATGGGCGGCATGATGTAA